From the Lathyrus oleraceus cultivar Zhongwan6 chromosome 4, CAAS_Psat_ZW6_1.0, whole genome shotgun sequence genome, one window contains:
- the LOC127136832 gene encoding uncharacterized protein LOC127136832 → MHFEFPDEDIMLIRDCNIPGPKEGPEPGSRWTLVFDGASNTHGNGIGAIITSPTNFNLPFTTRLCFECTNNLAEYEACIFSIEAAIDIRIKILEVYGDLALVIIQVNGDWDTRDHQLIPYKKHVLKLVPYFDEITFHHIPREENQLVDALATLASMFKVKWKNEAPFFHLNYLDEPAYCLAAEDEADGQPWFYDIMKFLENQEYLVDVSITDNKYLQKLSFKFFLSGWVLYKRNYDSVLYRCVGKQEANWIIMEIHEASFGTHVSGNTMVNKILRVSYYWMTMEVDCHRHVQTCHKCQIYTDKIHVSPTPLNILTSPWPFTMWVIDVIEHI, encoded by the coding sequence ATGCattttgaattccccgatgaagacatcatgttgATTAGGGATTGCAACATCCCTGGTCCCAAGGAAGGACCCGAGCCAGGATCCCGATGGACCttggtttttgatggagcttctaataCTCAcggaaatggcattggggcaataATCACTTCTCCAACTAATTTCAACCTCCCATTCACCACAAGGTTGtgttttgaatgtacaaacaactTAGCCGAGTACGAGGCTTGTATATTTAGTATTGAAGCTGCTATCGATATTAGGATCAAAATCCTAGAAGTCTATGGAGATTTAGCCTTGGTAATCATCCAAGTCAATGGGGATTGGGATACTAGAGATCATCAGCTCATTCCTTACAAAAAGCATGTCTTGAAACTTGTCCCCTACTTTGATGAGATTACATTCCACCACAtccctcgagaagagaatcagttaGTTGACGCCTTGGCAACTTTGGCGTCCATGTTTAAGGTTAAGTGGAAGAACGAAGCGCCATTCTTTCACCTCAACTACTTAGACGAGCCTGCTTACTGCCTGGCAGCAGAAGACGAAGCGGACGGCCAaccttggttctatgacatcatGAAATTCTTAGAGAACCAAGAGTATCTTGTGGACGTATCCATCACCGATAATAAGTATCTTCAGAAACTATCATTCAAATTCTTCTTAAGTGGATGggtgttatacaagagaaactaTGATTCGGTTCTTTATAGATGTGTGGGCAAGCAAGAAGCAAACTGGATTATAATGGAAATTCATGAAGCATCCTTTGGAACGCATGTCAGTGGGAACACTATGGTAAACAAAATCTTAAGGGTCAGCTActattggatgactatggaggtTGACTGTCATCGCCACGTCCAAACAtgccataagtgccagatctacACCGACAAGATCCATGTGTCGCCAACGCCACTAAATAtcctaacatcaccttggcctttcaCCATGTGGGTAATTGACGTGATCGAACACATATAG